One Desulfobulbus propionicus DSM 2032 DNA segment encodes these proteins:
- a CDS encoding LL-diaminopimelate aminotransferase: MLRINEHYLKLQASYLFSDIAKRVAAFQTAHPEREVIKLGIGDVTNPLPPACIAAFHKAVDEMATTAGFRGYGPEQGYDFLRQAIAVNDFQARGADIQADEVFVSDGAKCDTGNIQELFALDATIAIPDPVYPVYLDTNVMAGRTGMFKDGRYEGIVYLESTKANNFVPDLPKEPVDLIYLCFPNNPTGSTITKEQLKVWVDFARETKALILFDAAYEAFIRDSQLPHSIFEIEGAREVAIEFRSYSKSAGFTGTRCAYTVVPKECRAFDAHGNKQAIHPLWNRRHCTKFNGVSYPVQRAAEAVYSPEGKAQCTALIDGYLNNAKIIGQAMSELGYTYVGGDNAPYVWIEGGRDSWEFFDLLLNKAGVVCTPGAGFGKCGQGYIRLSAFNSEANVVKAMERIKEALQ, encoded by the coding sequence ATGTTGAGAATAAACGAGCATTACCTGAAACTGCAGGCTTCCTACCTTTTTTCCGATATCGCCAAACGGGTGGCCGCCTTCCAGACCGCCCATCCCGAGCGCGAGGTGATCAAGCTGGGCATCGGCGACGTCACCAACCCCCTGCCCCCCGCCTGTATCGCGGCCTTCCACAAGGCGGTCGACGAGATGGCCACCACGGCCGGTTTTCGCGGCTACGGTCCGGAGCAGGGCTATGATTTCCTCCGCCAGGCCATCGCGGTCAACGATTTTCAGGCGCGCGGCGCCGACATCCAGGCCGACGAGGTGTTTGTCTCCGACGGTGCCAAGTGCGACACCGGCAACATTCAGGAGCTGTTCGCCCTGGACGCGACAATCGCCATTCCCGACCCGGTCTACCCGGTCTACCTCGACACCAACGTCATGGCCGGCCGCACCGGGATGTTCAAGGATGGCCGCTATGAGGGCATCGTCTATCTGGAGTCGACCAAGGCAAACAACTTTGTTCCCGACCTGCCCAAGGAGCCAGTGGACCTGATCTACCTCTGTTTCCCCAACAACCCCACTGGTTCGACCATCACCAAGGAACAGCTCAAGGTTTGGGTCGATTTCGCCCGCGAGACCAAGGCGTTGATTCTGTTCGACGCCGCCTACGAGGCCTTCATCCGCGACTCCCAACTGCCGCACTCCATCTTCGAGATCGAGGGTGCGCGCGAGGTGGCGATTGAATTCCGCAGCTACTCCAAGAGCGCCGGCTTCACTGGCACCCGCTGCGCCTACACAGTGGTCCCCAAGGAGTGCCGAGCCTTTGATGCGCACGGCAACAAACAGGCGATCCATCCGTTGTGGAACCGCCGCCACTGCACCAAGTTCAACGGCGTCTCCTATCCGGTCCAACGCGCCGCCGAGGCGGTCTATTCGCCCGAGGGCAAGGCCCAGTGCACCGCCTTGATCGATGGCTACTTGAACAACGCCAAAATTATCGGCCAGGCCATGTCCGAGCTGGGGTACACGTATGTGGGCGGCGACAATGCTCCCTATGTGTGGATCGAGGGGGGGCGGGATTCCTGGGAATTCTTTGACCTGCTCTTGAACAAGGCCGGCGTGGTGTGCACCCCCGGCGCAGGTTTCGGCAAGTGCGGCCAGGGCTACATCCGCCTCTCCGCCTTCAACTCCGAGGCCAATGTGGTCAAGGCAATGGAGCGGATCAAGGAGGCTTTACAGTAA
- a CDS encoding HyaD/HybD family hydrogenase maturation endopeptidase, with product MKALVLGIGNLLIGDEGVGCRTIEELSRRYTLPPEVECVDGGTAGFELLAMLDSKDHVILIDALRGDREPGTVVLVEGDHVPKAFLARTTPHQLGICDVLAAAQLTDTMPRHLTLYGIEPKQLDVGIGLSPEVEAGMEKTIGAVVEQLRHFGYEVKRNGIESKH from the coding sequence ATGAAGGCGCTGGTGCTGGGCATCGGCAATCTGCTGATCGGCGACGAGGGCGTCGGCTGCCGGACAATTGAGGAGCTGTCCCGCCGCTACACCCTGCCGCCCGAGGTGGAATGCGTCGATGGCGGAACGGCCGGATTTGAGCTCTTGGCCATGCTCGACAGCAAGGACCACGTCATCCTCATCGATGCCCTGCGGGGCGACCGCGAGCCGGGAACCGTGGTCCTGGTCGAGGGCGACCATGTGCCCAAGGCCTTTCTCGCCCGCACCACCCCGCACCAGCTGGGCATCTGCGACGTGCTCGCCGCGGCCCAGCTCACCGACACCATGCCCAGACACCTGACCCTCTACGGCATAGAGCCCAAACAACTCGATGTCGGCATCGGCCTCTCCCCGGAGGTGGAGGCCGGAATGGAGAAAACCATCGGAGCCGTGGTCGAACAACTCCGTCACTTTGGATATGAGGTGAAACGCAATGGAATCGAATCCAAACATTAA
- the nrfD gene encoding NrfD/PsrC family molybdoenzyme membrane anchor subunit — protein sequence MESNPNIKTWTPATIVMVVLIIVGTVVALYRILSGLGAVTNMNDGYPWGFWLGLDVLGGVAMAAGGFIIACAVYLFNWKKYRPIVRPAILTAFLGYLMAVAAIFLDIGHPFRLPHPMVMWQYHSVMWVVAMHVIFYTTTLALEFSPMLFERLGWEKARRAVGKVMVGAVIFGVMLSTLHQSSLGAVFLIAPSKMSPLWWDTKMPFHFLVSAVAMGLSMVSFETMLSAKFLGHKVDKEIFFGLGRGVLIVLSFYLLLKLYQLFAVASPGMAFDGSLEGNMYLLEMLIGVILPIGLLSLKTVRTNVNALFSINMLVITGVLLNRMNVCLFSMESYNTWRGSAYSPSWMEFLVSLGIISLGVFLYKMSAKHLPLFSH from the coding sequence ATGGAATCGAATCCAAACATTAAAACGTGGACGCCGGCGACCATCGTCATGGTGGTGCTGATCATCGTCGGAACCGTGGTCGCCCTCTATCGAATACTGTCTGGCCTCGGGGCGGTCACCAACATGAACGACGGCTACCCGTGGGGCTTCTGGCTCGGCCTCGACGTGCTCGGCGGCGTGGCCATGGCGGCGGGCGGGTTCATCATCGCCTGCGCCGTCTACCTGTTCAATTGGAAAAAATACCGGCCCATCGTCCGTCCGGCCATCCTCACCGCCTTTCTCGGTTACCTGATGGCGGTGGCGGCCATTTTCCTCGACATCGGCCACCCCTTCCGTTTGCCGCACCCCATGGTCATGTGGCAGTACCACTCGGTCATGTGGGTCGTGGCGATGCACGTCATCTTCTACACCACCACCCTGGCCCTGGAGTTCAGCCCTATGCTTTTTGAACGGCTGGGCTGGGAAAAGGCGCGCCGGGCCGTGGGCAAGGTGATGGTCGGCGCGGTCATCTTCGGCGTCATGCTCTCCACCTTGCACCAATCGTCGCTGGGCGCGGTGTTCCTGATCGCCCCCTCCAAGATGTCGCCGCTGTGGTGGGATACCAAGATGCCCTTTCACTTCCTGGTTTCCGCCGTGGCCATGGGCCTGAGCATGGTCAGCTTCGAAACCATGCTCAGCGCCAAGTTCCTCGGTCACAAGGTCGACAAGGAAATCTTTTTCGGCCTGGGACGGGGCGTGCTTATCGTGCTGAGCTTTTATCTGCTGCTCAAACTCTACCAGCTGTTTGCCGTCGCCAGTCCTGGCATGGCCTTCGACGGCTCGCTCGAGGGCAACATGTATCTGTTGGAGATGTTGATCGGGGTCATCCTGCCCATCGGTCTGCTCAGTCTCAAAACGGTGCGCACCAACGTCAACGCCCTCTTTTCGATCAATATGCTGGTGATCACCGGCGTGCTGCTCAACCGGATGAACGTCTGTTTGTTCAGCATGGAAAGTTACAACACCTGGCGGGGTTCCGCCTACTCGCCCTCATGGATGGAGTTTTTGGTGTCGCTGGGCATCATTTCCCTGGGCGTATTTCTCTACAAAATGTCGGCCAAGCACCTGCCCTTGTTCTCCCACTGA
- a CDS encoding nickel-dependent hydrogenase large subunit, producing the protein MAQKITIDPVTRIEGHLRIDCEVDNGKITNAWSSGQMWRGIEIILKGRDPRDAWAYTQRICGVCTTVHAMASVRAVEDALKLEIPLNAQYIRNMIVGAHGIHDHMVHFYQLCALDWVDIVSATTADPQATAALGQKLSGWKGNSVQEIKAVQDRLKKFIASGQLGIFASGYWGHPAMKLTPEVNLLAATHYLQALEYQRKINQVVAILGSKTPHIQNLAVGGVTNPINPDSPANLTIEKLFHIKTLIDEVGDFIKQAMLTDVAAIGAYYADWTQYGAGVLNYLSVPDMPMDSKGTTFALPGGYIPGGDLAKFRPIASQKETVLYDSIKESIKHAWYNGNWDRSPYEGETVPNYTGFEYDKKYSWVKAPTFMGQPAQVGPLPHVVAMYLAGHQATKQYVDATLQTVSALAGATVGIDALHSTIGRIAARVVRCAVLHDTLSVQWQALIDNIGKGDLDTFNAPVFPRGEQRGVGFHEAPRGTLSHWIVIENGKIKNYQAVVPSTWNAGPRNDQGALGPYEASLVGNPVANAELPLEVLRTVHSFDPCLACAIHLVDGRKTPITKVRVL; encoded by the coding sequence ATGGCCCAAAAAATCACCATTGATCCAGTCACCAGAATAGAGGGGCATCTGCGGATAGATTGCGAAGTCGACAACGGCAAGATCACCAATGCCTGGTCATCGGGACAGATGTGGCGGGGCATTGAAATCATCCTCAAAGGCAGGGATCCCCGGGATGCCTGGGCCTATACCCAGCGCATCTGCGGCGTCTGCACCACCGTCCACGCCATGGCCTCGGTGCGGGCGGTCGAGGATGCCCTGAAACTGGAGATTCCGCTCAACGCCCAGTACATCCGCAACATGATCGTCGGCGCTCACGGCATCCACGATCACATGGTTCATTTCTATCAGCTGTGCGCCCTCGACTGGGTGGACATCGTTTCCGCCACCACCGCCGATCCCCAGGCAACCGCCGCGCTCGGACAGAAGCTGTCCGGCTGGAAGGGCAACAGTGTCCAGGAGATCAAAGCGGTCCAGGACCGGCTGAAAAAATTCATCGCCAGTGGGCAATTGGGGATCTTTGCCAGCGGCTATTGGGGGCATCCGGCGATGAAACTCACCCCCGAGGTCAACCTGCTGGCCGCCACCCATTACCTGCAGGCCCTGGAATATCAGCGCAAGATCAATCAGGTGGTGGCAATTCTCGGCAGCAAGACGCCGCACATCCAGAACCTGGCGGTGGGTGGGGTTACCAACCCGATCAATCCCGACAGTCCGGCCAATCTGACGATTGAAAAATTGTTCCACATCAAGACCCTGATCGACGAGGTGGGCGATTTCATCAAGCAGGCCATGCTCACCGACGTGGCCGCGATCGGCGCCTACTACGCCGATTGGACCCAATACGGCGCCGGCGTGCTCAACTACCTGTCCGTGCCCGACATGCCCATGGACAGCAAGGGCACGACCTTTGCCCTGCCCGGTGGTTACATCCCGGGCGGTGATCTCGCCAAGTTCCGCCCGATCGCCAGCCAAAAGGAAACGGTGCTCTACGACTCGATCAAGGAGTCGATCAAACACGCTTGGTACAACGGCAACTGGGACCGCTCCCCCTACGAGGGGGAAACAGTACCCAACTACACCGGATTCGAGTACGACAAGAAGTACTCATGGGTCAAGGCCCCCACCTTCATGGGGCAGCCGGCCCAGGTCGGCCCCCTGCCCCACGTGGTGGCCATGTATCTTGCCGGCCACCAAGCCACCAAGCAGTATGTCGATGCCACCCTGCAGACCGTCTCGGCCCTGGCCGGCGCCACGGTGGGCATTGACGCCCTCCACTCGACCATCGGTCGAATCGCCGCCCGGGTGGTACGCTGCGCCGTGCTTCATGATACCTTGAGCGTCCAGTGGCAGGCCCTGATCGACAACATCGGCAAGGGGGACCTCGATACCTTCAACGCCCCGGTTTTTCCACGGGGCGAGCAACGCGGCGTCGGGTTCCACGAAGCCCCGCGCGGCACCTTGTCCCACTGGATCGTGATCGAAAACGGCAAGATCAAGAATTATCAGGCGGTGGTGCCCTCCACCTGGAACGCCGGGCCGCGCAACGACCAGGGGGCGCTCGGCCCCTACGAGGCCTCGCTGGTGGGCAATCCGGTGGCCAACGCCGAACTGCCGCTGGAGGTGCTGCGCACGGTTCATAGCTTTGATCCCTGCCTGGCCTGCGCCATCCACCTGGTCGACGGCCGCAAGACCCCGATCACCAAGGTCAGAGTGCTGTGA
- the hybA gene encoding hydrogenase 2 operon protein HybA, which translates to MAINRRDFLKFSAGAGLMLTAAPTRGQAAPRGELPPDAVGILYDATLCIGCMSCMVNCKKANSEPGGALYHKETAGQIPFEYPQGDPIYDAPDNLSSKTLCVIKAYRDGDGEQPGQSEKGGPAFSFVKQHCLHCLEPACVSVCPVAALQKQPDTGIVTYNKNRCFGCRYCQIACPFGIPAYEWEKASPSVVKCQLCNHRYAQGGYSACCEFCPTGASIFGKVKDLREEAKRRLALKPGETYAYPVKRVDGDERTEQVVAEYVNHVYGLEEAGGTQYLFLAGVSFDKLGFNPRITNQVYPDFTWDYVSHVPALIGTLLVAGTALRVVTQKLEKKNNDAGKGDAS; encoded by the coding sequence ATGGCAATCAACAGACGGGATTTTCTCAAATTTTCGGCGGGGGCCGGCCTGATGCTGACTGCGGCGCCGACGCGCGGCCAAGCGGCACCGCGCGGGGAGCTGCCGCCCGATGCGGTCGGCATCCTCTATGACGCGACCCTGTGCATCGGCTGCATGTCGTGCATGGTCAACTGCAAGAAAGCCAACTCCGAACCCGGCGGCGCCTTGTACCACAAGGAAACTGCCGGCCAGATTCCCTTTGAATATCCGCAGGGCGATCCGATCTATGACGCCCCGGACAACCTCTCCTCCAAGACGCTGTGCGTGATCAAGGCCTACCGCGATGGTGACGGCGAGCAGCCCGGCCAGAGCGAAAAGGGCGGCCCGGCCTTCTCCTTTGTCAAGCAGCACTGTCTCCATTGTCTCGAACCGGCCTGCGTGTCGGTCTGCCCGGTGGCGGCCCTGCAAAAGCAGCCGGACACCGGCATCGTCACCTACAACAAGAACCGCTGCTTTGGCTGCCGGTACTGTCAAATCGCCTGTCCCTTCGGTATTCCCGCCTATGAATGGGAAAAAGCCTCGCCCTCGGTGGTCAAGTGCCAGTTGTGCAATCATCGCTATGCCCAGGGAGGGTATTCCGCCTGCTGCGAATTCTGTCCCACCGGCGCCTCGATCTTCGGCAAGGTCAAGGATCTGCGGGAAGAAGCCAAGCGCCGCCTGGCGCTCAAGCCCGGCGAGACCTACGCCTATCCGGTCAAACGGGTCGACGGCGACGAGCGTACCGAACAGGTGGTGGCCGAGTATGTCAACCATGTGTACGGTCTGGAAGAGGCCGGCGGCACCCAATATCTCTTCCTCGCCGGGGTGAGCTTCGACAAGCTAGGTTTCAACCCCAGGATCACCAACCAGGTCTATCCCGATTTCACCTGGGATTACGTGTCCCATGTACCGGCCCTGATCGGCACCCTGCTGGTGGCCGGCACCGCGTTGCGGGTGGTAACCCAGAAGTTGGAGAAAAAAAACAATGACGCCGGGAAGGGGGATGCGTCCTGA
- a CDS encoding hydrogenase small subunit, with protein MKSKVVGSNENLLSSVTRRDFMKFCTAVAATMGLPAAAVPRIAEAVTSPKRPPVIWLSGQECTGCVESLLRTGHPSIETLIFDLISLEYSETLNAGSGHQAEAARAKSIEENKGKFILVVDGAIPVKDKGIYCQIAGKPVLDILNETAPLAAAVIAIGSCAAWGGVPSADPNPTGATPVHTILKPKGIPVVNIPGCPPNPYNFLSTVIHFLTFNKLPALDDKGRPKFAYSRLIHENCERRPHFDAGRFAEEFGDEGHRQGYCLYKLGCKGPETYNNCATLPFNDTPGCWPVATGSPCFGCSEDKVGFHSPLFSKAKVAFPTPPAQQPDAVPPKGGGAKNFAYGVAGAAIGAAAVALSQRGGKED; from the coding sequence ATGAAGTCGAAGGTTGTGGGCAGCAACGAGAATCTGTTGAGTAGTGTAACTCGCAGGGATTTCATGAAATTCTGCACGGCGGTGGCAGCCACCATGGGCTTGCCGGCCGCTGCGGTTCCCCGGATCGCCGAGGCCGTCACCTCGCCGAAACGTCCTCCGGTGATCTGGCTCTCCGGCCAGGAATGCACCGGCTGCGTCGAGTCGCTGTTGCGCACCGGGCACCCGTCCATTGAAACGCTGATTTTTGACCTGATCTCGCTCGAATACTCCGAGACCCTCAATGCCGGCTCCGGTCATCAGGCCGAGGCTGCCCGGGCCAAATCGATCGAGGAAAACAAGGGCAAATTCATCCTGGTGGTGGACGGCGCCATTCCGGTCAAGGATAAGGGCATCTACTGCCAGATCGCCGGCAAACCGGTGCTCGACATTCTCAACGAAACCGCGCCGCTGGCAGCGGCGGTCATCGCCATCGGTTCTTGTGCCGCCTGGGGTGGCGTTCCTTCCGCCGATCCCAATCCCACCGGGGCCACCCCGGTGCATACCATCCTCAAGCCCAAGGGCATTCCGGTGGTCAATATCCCCGGCTGTCCGCCCAATCCCTACAATTTTCTTTCCACGGTCATTCACTTCCTGACCTTCAACAAACTGCCGGCCCTGGACGACAAGGGACGGCCCAAATTCGCCTACAGCCGCCTGATCCACGAAAACTGCGAACGCAGGCCCCACTTTGACGCCGGCCGTTTTGCCGAGGAGTTCGGCGACGAAGGCCATCGCCAGGGCTACTGCCTCTACAAACTGGGGTGCAAGGGACCGGAGACGTATAACAACTGCGCCACCCTGCCGTTCAACGACACCCCCGGCTGTTGGCCGGTGGCCACCGGCTCGCCCTGCTTCGGTTGTTCCGAGGACAAGGTCGGTTTCCACAGCCCCCTGTTTTCCAAGGCAAAGGTCGCCTTCCCCACGCCGCCGGCACAACAGCCCGACGCGGTTCCGCCCAAGGGCGGTGGCGCCAAGAATTTCGCCTATGGCGTGGCCGGAGCGGCCATCGGCGCGGCGGCGGTGGCCCTGTCACAGCGGGGCGGCAAGGAAGACTGA